A single Anopheles arabiensis isolate DONGOLA chromosome 2, AaraD3, whole genome shotgun sequence DNA region contains:
- the LOC120898747 gene encoding nuclear protein 1, whose protein sequence is MSDDYDKYDFEMEKHIHSGHSGKQRSKKEASDHTNHYDPSGHSRKIVTKLKNTESNKKSPPK, encoded by the coding sequence ATGTCGGACGATTACGACAAGTACGACTTCGAGATGGAGAAGCACATCCACTCGGGGCACAGTGGCAAGCAGCGCAGCAAGAAGGAGGCAAGCGACCACACCAACCATTACGATCCGAGCGGCCATTCGCGCAAGATTGTGACCAAGCTGAAAAACACGGAATCGAACAAGAAGTCGCCGCCGAAGTAA